One Candidatus Korarchaeum sp. DNA segment encodes these proteins:
- the trm14 gene encoding tRNA (guanine(6)-N2)-methyltransferase translates to MVRVPFYLTCTPGLEFISAKELESKGLGEVIEVREGKGRVFFESDLERVPEIHCSMRTAERVVLLLHRGRAVSLEDIYRALREVDFSFIEPEWSFAVRPTRVGEHCFTSVDIGRVAGQAVIDNYMQARGVRLKVNLNEPDVIVKCDLIVDELVVGVDMTGDEGLHRRGYRVYQHPAPLNPTIAASLVYLSGWIHEDSLLDPFCGSGTILFEAGMIAKNIPICKFRRDFAFLRFLKEIPEIEEREVGLRLYGVEKFRKHLEGARRIADYVGIHPTLIRGYAERVNEYFEEVDYVITNPPYGLRIGRRGFIERLYSSFLESVSSILKRKMIVITKERGIFRRYAGNFFSKIVEYDAKYGDLPVGIFSVEV, encoded by the coding sequence ATGGTAAGAGTGCCCTTCTACCTTACCTGCACTCCGGGCCTGGAGTTCATCTCAGCTAAGGAGCTGGAGAGCAAGGGACTAGGTGAGGTGATCGAGGTCAGGGAGGGGAAGGGGAGGGTCTTCTTCGAATCCGATCTTGAGAGGGTCCCGGAGATACATTGCTCAATGAGGACCGCTGAGAGGGTGGTGCTCCTCCTACACCGCGGTAGAGCGGTGAGCCTAGAGGATATCTACAGGGCCTTGAGGGAGGTGGACTTCAGCTTCATCGAGCCTGAGTGGAGCTTCGCGGTGCGGCCAACTAGGGTAGGGGAGCACTGCTTCACTTCGGTCGACATAGGGAGAGTAGCTGGGCAGGCGGTGATAGATAATTACATGCAGGCTAGAGGCGTGAGGCTGAAGGTGAACCTCAATGAGCCCGATGTCATAGTGAAGTGCGACCTCATCGTCGACGAGCTGGTCGTCGGGGTGGACATGACCGGTGACGAGGGACTTCACAGACGCGGGTACAGGGTGTACCAGCATCCCGCTCCCCTGAACCCGACTATAGCGGCCTCCCTGGTGTACCTCTCGGGGTGGATCCATGAGGACAGTTTGCTTGACCCGTTCTGCGGTAGCGGGACGATCCTCTTCGAAGCTGGGATGATCGCTAAGAACATCCCGATCTGCAAGTTCAGGAGGGACTTCGCCTTCCTCAGGTTCCTCAAGGAGATACCTGAGATAGAGGAGAGGGAGGTCGGGCTAAGGCTATACGGTGTGGAGAAGTTCAGGAAGCACCTGGAGGGTGCTAGGAGGATAGCCGATTACGTGGGCATACATCCCACCCTCATCAGGGGCTACGCCGAGAGGGTGAACGAGTACTTCGAGGAGGTGGACTACGTGATCACGAACCCCCCGTACGGTCTGAGGATAGGGAGGAGGGGGTTCATAGAGAGGCTCTACTCAAGCTTCCTCGAATCGGTTAGCTCTATACTCAAGCGTAAGATGATCGTGATAACGAAGGAGAGGGGGATCTTCAGGAGGTACGCTGGCAACTTCTTCTCGAAGATAGTCGAGTACGATGCGAAGTACGGGGACCTTCCCGTTGGGATCTTCTCGGTAGAGGTGTGA
- a CDS encoding glycyl-radical enzyme activating protein, whose amino-acid sequence MSSGIVFDIQRFAIHDGPGIRTNVFMKGCPLRCWWCQNPEGISPEPQVMYFEFKCIHCHLCCDACPRGAIGVTEGDLHVINRSLCDGCGICASNCPSGALKLVGKVYTVDQLMEEIKKDVPYYDSSGGGVTFTGGEPLFQPRFLGEVLSACRELGIHTAIETSGFVSREVMRSLVSKIDLFLHDIKLLDDEESKYYTGVPSGPMVGNLRFLVESGRRNDVIARFPVIPTITNTDKNLKIIRELLLDLGIEEIHLLPYHDVKEKYDRLGIPYRMEVRRGPSKEELDQVKRFFEEAGLKVVLYG is encoded by the coding sequence TTGAGCTCAGGTATAGTATTCGATATACAGAGGTTCGCGATACACGATGGTCCCGGGATAAGGACGAATGTCTTCATGAAGGGCTGTCCTCTGCGGTGTTGGTGGTGCCAGAACCCCGAGGGCATAAGTCCCGAGCCTCAGGTAATGTACTTCGAGTTCAAGTGCATCCACTGTCACCTCTGCTGCGACGCATGCCCCCGAGGAGCGATAGGAGTCACTGAAGGTGATTTGCACGTCATCAACAGGAGTCTCTGTGATGGCTGTGGGATTTGCGCTAGTAACTGTCCTTCTGGAGCTCTTAAACTAGTTGGGAAGGTTTATACAGTCGATCAACTCATGGAGGAGATAAAGAAGGACGTACCCTACTACGATTCCTCGGGAGGTGGCGTCACCTTCACGGGCGGCGAACCCCTGTTCCAACCACGATTCCTAGGTGAGGTGCTATCTGCCTGCAGGGAGTTGGGCATACACACAGCCATTGAGACCTCCGGCTTCGTCTCTAGAGAAGTTATGAGGTCCCTGGTCAGTAAGATAGACCTCTTCCTGCACGACATCAAGTTGTTAGATGACGAGGAGAGCAAGTACTACACTGGGGTCCCGAGCGGACCTATGGTAGGTAACCTCAGGTTCCTAGTCGAGAGCGGAAGGAGAAACGATGTTATAGCGAGGTTTCCCGTGATCCCGACGATAACGAATACTGATAAGAACTTAAAGATTATTAGGGAGCTTTTATTAGACCTAGGCATAGAGGAAATACACCTACTTCCCTACCATGACGTTAAGGAGAAGTACGATAGGCTCGGGATCCCTTACAGAATGGAGGTTAGGAGGGGTCCCTCGAAGGAGGAGCTGGATCAGGTAAAAAGATTTTTTGAGGAAGCAGGACTCAAAGTAGTTCTTTACGGATAA
- a CDS encoding glycyl radical protein: MTTSVSQYPCEVKISKELQRRRSSIRPINERIAKLREESVNSMVKVSLERAKIITEFYKSDLPKGKSIPVQRALAFKYLMERVSLPVEEGQLIVGLRGTGVKEVPTYPEICVHSLQDLEVLDKRKNMPYKVDEETMEFYEREAIPFWKGRSMRDILFENLPREWIDAYEAGIWTEFMEQRAPGHTAGGERIFKMGVLDIKEQIRRKMESLDHSDPDYYEKMEELKAMDIVADAILIYAKRYAEKLEQMAKEEKDPERKRELEQMAEICRWVPAHAPRTFWEALQHYWFIHVGVTYETNPWDSFNPGRIDQHLYPFYKRDLEEGRLTRERAKELLQAFWLKFNNQPAVPKVGVTAEESFTYNDFSKLNLGGLTVDGRDGVNELSYLILEVLDEMRTLQPNTAVLVSEKNPDSFLIRALKVVGPGFGEPPFFNFDGVMVKMLRQRKSLEDARTSGVSGCVESGAFGKEAYILTGYFNLPKILEVTLNRGVDPRTGKRIGIDTGDPREFKSFEDLWNAFLKQVKHFLDIKMRGNDLIEALYAKYLPVPFLSLWIEDCVENAKDYNAGGARYNTQYIQVVGLGTITDSLAAMKYHVFEKGTISMEELLDALSKDFEGYEFLREILRNPDRTPKYGNDDDYADSIARMVVDSVVEMVRSYPPTPVRRARREVYFLPTTVHVYFGRVTGATPDGRKAGFPVSEGVSPVQGMDRRGIAAVFKSVAKCDWDKTGGALLNQKLTPDIFDNEENLRKLAQLIRAFFRMGGHHVQFNVVSAELLREAQRRPQDFQDLMVRVAGYSDYFVNLPKGLQDEIIERTEHKSL; the protein is encoded by the coding sequence ATGACCACTAGCGTATCGCAGTACCCGTGCGAGGTTAAGATCTCGAAGGAGCTCCAGAGAAGAAGGAGCTCCATAAGGCCCATCAATGAGAGGATCGCCAAGTTGAGGGAGGAGAGCGTAAATTCAATGGTAAAGGTTTCCTTGGAAAGGGCAAAAATAATAACAGAATTTTACAAAAGTGACCTTCCGAAAGGAAAATCTATTCCCGTACAACGCGCTTTGGCTTTCAAGTACTTGATGGAGAGGGTCAGCTTGCCCGTCGAGGAGGGTCAGCTCATCGTTGGTCTGAGGGGCACCGGTGTCAAGGAGGTACCGACTTACCCTGAGATATGCGTGCACAGCCTCCAGGACCTCGAGGTCCTGGATAAGAGGAAGAACATGCCTTACAAGGTCGATGAGGAGACTATGGAGTTCTACGAGAGGGAAGCGATACCCTTCTGGAAGGGGAGGTCGATGAGGGACATCCTCTTCGAGAACCTCCCGAGGGAGTGGATAGATGCTTACGAAGCGGGCATCTGGACTGAGTTCATGGAGCAGAGGGCTCCTGGACATACTGCAGGAGGAGAGAGGATATTCAAGATGGGGGTCCTCGACATAAAGGAGCAGATAAGGAGGAAAATGGAGTCCTTAGATCACTCCGATCCGGATTACTATGAGAAGATGGAGGAGCTCAAGGCCATGGACATAGTTGCTGATGCCATTCTAATTTACGCTAAGAGGTACGCTGAGAAGCTGGAGCAGATGGCTAAGGAGGAGAAGGACCCTGAGAGGAAGAGGGAACTAGAGCAGATGGCCGAGATATGCAGATGGGTCCCAGCTCATGCTCCTAGAACTTTCTGGGAGGCGCTGCAGCATTACTGGTTCATACACGTCGGCGTTACCTATGAAACGAACCCCTGGGACTCCTTCAACCCCGGTAGGATAGATCAGCACCTCTATCCCTTCTACAAGCGTGATTTGGAGGAGGGTAGGCTGACTAGGGAGAGGGCGAAGGAGCTGCTTCAAGCCTTCTGGTTGAAGTTCAACAACCAGCCAGCTGTACCGAAGGTAGGGGTCACTGCTGAGGAGAGCTTCACTTACAACGACTTCTCCAAGCTGAACTTAGGCGGTCTGACCGTAGATGGGAGGGACGGTGTCAACGAGTTGTCTTACTTGATACTGGAGGTCCTAGATGAGATGAGGACCCTTCAGCCGAACACAGCTGTGCTCGTGAGCGAGAAGAATCCGGACAGCTTCCTGATAAGGGCTCTGAAGGTAGTAGGCCCTGGTTTCGGGGAACCGCCGTTCTTCAACTTCGATGGTGTTATGGTGAAGATGCTGAGGCAGCGTAAGAGTTTAGAGGACGCTAGGACATCCGGTGTGAGCGGATGTGTTGAATCAGGAGCCTTCGGTAAGGAGGCTTACATACTGACGGGTTACTTCAACTTGCCCAAGATACTGGAGGTGACGCTGAACAGGGGGGTTGACCCGAGGACCGGGAAGAGGATAGGCATAGATACGGGAGATCCCAGGGAGTTCAAGAGCTTCGAGGACCTATGGAACGCCTTCCTCAAGCAGGTAAAGCACTTCCTAGATATAAAGATGAGAGGTAATGACTTGATAGAGGCCCTATACGCTAAGTACCTCCCCGTCCCGTTCCTATCCCTCTGGATAGAGGACTGCGTTGAGAACGCGAAGGACTACAACGCTGGGGGCGCTAGGTACAACACCCAGTACATCCAGGTCGTCGGGTTGGGCACCATTACCGATAGCTTAGCAGCGATGAAGTACCATGTGTTCGAGAAAGGAACCATATCGATGGAGGAACTCCTGGATGCCCTCAGCAAGGACTTCGAGGGATACGAGTTCCTCAGGGAGATTCTCAGGAATCCCGATAGGACTCCTAAGTACGGTAACGATGACGATTACGCTGACTCAATAGCTAGGATGGTGGTGGACAGCGTTGTCGAGATGGTGAGGAGCTACCCTCCGACCCCCGTCAGGAGGGCGAGGAGGGAGGTCTACTTCCTCCCGACAACGGTGCACGTCTACTTCGGTAGGGTGACGGGAGCGACTCCGGATGGGAGGAAAGCCGGGTTCCCGGTATCGGAAGGCGTCTCGCCTGTTCAAGGGATGGATAGGAGGGGAATAGCTGCCGTGTTCAAGAGCGTCGCTAAGTGTGACTGGGATAAGACGGGAGGAGCCCTCCTGAACCAGAAGCTAACCCCAGACATATTCGATAACGAGGAGAACCTGAGGAAGTTAGCTCAGTTGATAAGGGCCTTCTTCAGGATGGGAGGTCATCACGTGCAGTTCAACGTGGTGAGCGCTGAGCTCCTTAGGGAAGCTCAGAGGAGGCCGCAGGACTTCCAGGACCTCATGGTTAGAGTGGCTGGCTACAGCGACTACTTCGTGAACCTTCCGAAGGGGCTCCAAGATGAGATAATAGAGAGGACGGAACACAAATCCCTCTGA